ttcaaacaaaaaaaaacttaatataaatcggttcatccgttcgggagcaacgacgccacagacagatagacacgtcaaacttataacaccccgtcgtttatgcgtcggaggttaaaaataaaacatttttacagTGCATATTTTTCCTTGTCTGCCGAAatttcaaagggccatatgGATACGTTGTACGAtacgggttccctctatttggcataactttaattgtccgaaacgattttcgcataacagacttcgcataatcgattttcgccgaatgttaatttggcagaaaacttatttgtcataatcgaaaataatacgaataacacattgtccgaaaataagttcgcataattctgtttacgccgattgtttttatgaataaaattaattcgcataattgtatttggcatatttcttaaaatcagaatatccacccatactaaatgctgttaagagagtcggtttggttaggttagaactgcgacctcaacaaataaaacattttgtcaagaatttcggttaggttaggttagaactgcaacattaatatagtagtattacctatgataaaaattctgcgtagtaaatttccactaaaccatgttatgcagaaataatttatgcataaaaaccattcggcgaataacctttatgcatgaaatatattcggacaaacaaaaaatgcctagacaaattatgcgtaactatactatgccataacagattatgcgaaaggtgaattatgccaatatagattatgccaaaaagaattctcgattgaAAAATTAttccaaaacaaggggaaccttacgatacacgtgcgaagagggaattcATAACTCTTGACGATTTAAAGTCATccctttaaatttaaatttctaaTGCATCACAATGACACTTTTCCCTTTTTTTAAGTGATTATCTTATCTATAAAGGAACGTCAAacattgtaggtacctacctaaattacCTAATACTCATCATCTGGGATCTGAGAgctttagaatagaataaataggcccacggtaagctcaagaaggcttgtgttgtgggtactcagcaacgatatatataatatataaatacttatatacatagaaaacatccatgactcaggaacaaatatctgtgctcattacacaaataaatgcccttaccgggattcgaacccgggaccgcggcgtagcaggcagggtcactaccgactgcgccagaccggtcgtcaaaaatcaaGAATAGAACAATTTACAACCTATGGATTGAAAATCGCAAGCAGTTATTGCTAAACTACTTCTCTTCAACACTAAATGAGGAACTAAACAAGAAGGCATCAGcaagcatagctgggcaccgttaatcaaatatttaacttcgataatcgttaatccgttattaaaaaagttaactCGTTAAAGCGattcatttcaacaaatttaacgtaagttaaagttaatcgataatccgttaacgcgtgacaaaaaaataattttactgtaggtatatatttagttgGATCAGTAATCTACTATAAAAAGCCCGAAGTACAgcaagcctattgaactcttAGACTACATGTGGAAGGCGGtgactgccaagagctgtgtcaggagaacTGCAAGATCACAGCAGGCGGAAGCCGGGTAGAAGCTAGGGAAGAGAATGTGGTCTTAAattgggctcgaatttgctgccctgtcactagaaccacagtataatctaGAACAGTTGCCTTGGCAAAACTTAGGATTCATCGAATCAACGTTGGGAAAAGCGAACCCACGTGAACAATAattctttaggtaatatttggGCTTTTGGCGATCCAAATAAGCAAAAGCTGGGATTTACCGGTTAAATCCTAGGATtttccgtacttcgggcttttatagtagcgcgTTTTTCGCGGCGCTGCCCTGttaaattaacgattaacggactcggagaaatttaacggagtTAACGAgtacgttaacattttttagagttaacttaaaagtgaatccgttaatcgaaatgttaacttcgttcatcatcctccttgcgttatcccggcatttgccacggctcatgggagcctgggtccgctttgacaactgatcccaagatttggcgtaggcactagttaatgttaacttcgttaattaacgattaacggattaacgagttaatgcccagctatgtcaGCAAggtattatgtatataatatgtcTTCTTTAAAATACGTGCAAAAATAATCCAAACCGTTTTTATCTAGTATTGAATTCGAAAACAGTCTACATTCACAATTTTTAGTACAACACTACACTTTGCACGTTCTGAAACCAGTTAAATTCATAAACGATAATATAAGGCACCTTAGAACAGTTAGAACTCACGTTCagtaattaaaaatcaaataatattattactattTCTTAAACGATTGCACTCAACCTGaacataaatatatttataatattattgcacCAACCGATCACCAGATCAAACGcattcttaatttaaattgtatctttttaaaatttctgttccttttttgaaaaatgtttcgGATACTGATATATTCTTTCATTTGTTTGGTAGCGGGTAATGGAAACGTGTCAACGAAAGAGTGTTCGTCTGTGCGGAAGGTTTTCATCAAAAGCCGTATTGTTCCCGATGTCATCCCGGTGCCTCCGAAGGATCTTGCCTGCGTAACttcctatttttttaactaaGGAACCACCTAATCaatcatcgtcctccttgcgttatcccggctttaccacggctcatgggagcctggggtccgctttgacaactaaccccaagatttcgcgaaggcactagttttacgaaaacgactgccatctgaccttccaacccgaagagtaactaggccttactggGATTAGTCCACTAACTACTATttctatgtacagtcaagtgcaaaaatacgtatcgattttatccgctcaaaaatatgtaccgagaccttattccgccgacataaagtgctatgggacatatttttgataagttgtacgcacccatatttttacacttgactgtatataagtatgtatttatctatataagtaagtatatcgtcgcgtCGCCTAGCATTACacctacaagctttgcttaatttggaactacttagtttatttattatttatttatttaggaaaaataaatgtaagcgcggcagcggcatTATCTCTCTCGCAGTAGTCCTGTGACCGTATCATGGTTgtgtttttgtcacttgtcatatcatTCGTCACTTTTGCTCATAGGTACATGTTAAAACGTGATAGACATATTagacatggtgacaaatgattatacctacctagatatttttcaggCACGCACATCAAATtgttagtgcttgacaaaataaaaacatcgacaatccttttatcgatacACAGCCATACATACGGTTAACGGATACGGACCttaataataatctctaaaatcttgaatagtcatgtaagaaattatgtgaactattaaaatatagttcgttttattaatattttccatttattttcacCATGTGacattaattaatgttatacacatcaattcaagcctatattccctaagcggggtaggcagagcacatgaatctaCTCAAGATTCACtgccacggcaataattaatgacataattataatattattatttcaccaccccctttcttcccgtgggtgtcgtagaaggcgactatgggatatgggttaaattgtggcgtaggcgagaggctggcaacctgtcactgcaatgtcacagtttcgttttctttcaaccccttatttgccaagagtggcactgaagctttagtagtttcatgtgttctgcctacccctttatgggatacaggcgtgattgtatgtatgtatgtatgtataattataataattattgacaTATTATAAcgtaagttatcgatgaactaagCATCGGAAGGAaatcactagtgtcacttcgttcgtgccagaatAATATCTAGGTATACAAATGATAGACAGCCGTCCCTATAAGCCCCTGCTGTAAAGGATTCGTTTAATAGGTACAGTACAGCTACAGTTGCTCGCCCCTacagttggtcaaaggcgcctaatTTTCAGACATAACATACTTACACCAGATAATGTACGGCGGTCGGGTGGTCTAGAGGTAATGACATTAGCCGCGTAAGGTCAGCCACCAGTAGACTTGATCCTTTTTTCTCTGGTGTATGATATTGGTATCTACTCATTCcaattttataattactatTTCTCATTTGTTCAGTCAGTGTCAGGCcactcaaatatattttttttaattactgtatCAGGTGAAGTATCCCAATGTGATCGTAAACAAGGGAAACGCTATCAACCCTCTCGAAGCCCAGGTCCCACCAAACATCACCTGGAAGGCCGACCCTCACAAATACTACATCGTTTTCCTGGTTGGTGAGTCTTGAGATATTGTCTAGAGAGATTATATATGtccaccctgtttttattgaattcctttaactttaagggaagattcgtACATCAagtacaatcaatttctctaataaataaattatatattaaattataaatgagcttaccttctcttggccacagactagccaaaggcaaatacatggcctacgatggagtgatattatatatgttatggaccaagtgataaatcgggcactatacataatgcccgggcattatgaataatgcccattgtgagtgcgcagtttgataataactattcaaataattaaattgcccgggcattatacataatgcccatcctctgttgggcaaagtaataataacacatcgaATATCCGAagtttgcccgggcattatacatatataatgcCCATCATCTGTTGCtcagtgataataacataccgcgaatagctgaattttgccgaatcctctgttgggcaaagtgattgtcgctagatgtcactaataTAAGTTAagtatgcctatacaaataactcgcatttactgatgtatggagttaccactcttcccttacttattcctctataaataaataaatattggggacgccttacacagatcgacttagccccaaactaagcaacgcttttactatgggtgctaagcgacgatatacttaaatagattaatatatacatagaaaacatccatgactaagaaacaaatatctgtgctcatcacacaaataaatgcccttactgggattcgaacccaggaccgcggcttagcaggcagggtcactagagCCAGACCGGACATCTatgatttaaacataatttcagACCCCGACGCCCCCTCTCCAGAGCTGCCAATATTCAGGTTATTTAATCATTGGATCGTCGGCAACATCCCCGGCAACAATGTAGCTGCTGGAGAAGACCTGACCTTCTACGTCGGCCCTACGCCTCCACCGGTACCGGTACGTCCcgactttttatttaatttatttaaggaTAACAAACAACTGTACAAGGGGTATTACAACTGTTACAGTAAGTGTTATTATATGTACAATCAACAACATTATCCACAAAGTACTATGCAACTGTTGAAGGTTGTCACACACAAGACTGATGTCACTGATGttcataaaacttaaataataaaaaaaagtacgaTAGAGTAATTACTTAGCAAACACTATTCTATACATATTAAATGGTACAGGTTGATGTAGTTGTAAAACAGTATTTGTGAGTGAAGTTATCAATTTAAATCaactttttaaatttcaataaaaaaaagaaaaaaatgtagaaaCTAGGAACATTATTAGTTATGTTAGGGTTTTACAGATATCTAAAGTGACTTTTCTATAACTAGCTATAGATAAGTGGACTTTTACGGTAACTGCCCCGGATTATGCGGGATCGGTCCCGATTTTACGGTACCTAatttagatttaggtttttattataggtacttacataacCTAATTCACACAAGTTAAGTCATCTTCTAattaaaataactatttcaacttgtgctattttaaagtagtcacaGTAGTTGGGTTCcgcagtcaactaggaacccttatagtttcgctatgtctgtcggtccgtccgcggatagtctcagtgaccgttagcactagaaagctaaaatttggtaccaatgtgtaacaaagtggtaaaataaaaaaatgaaaagggtttttatttattttttattaaaatgtgtgCTGGGGACACCaaattttgaaccatacgtttaaaacgATACAGGAGGGGCCAATTAATTGTCcaatacaaacgctctcgactatttcctccctgggttttggttcgtgttggtgtggtgaaaaattttgtgtttcactcggtggcaaagcaatgattttttcaacacagattacaattatttttatctgtgtcggaccgttttttttttttaatattcttatttttaaagacgctagagcccatcaaaaaattccaaaaacgacCTTATTCATTACGGCGCAAAAAAGATGTGGTAATTAAAATTGGTaaaaattagccaaaaaaaaacttcatttttattcagattctcaaatttcgttacgattgattaagttttgaaggaggaaacagtcgagaacggaacctcgatttaaaagattttttcgcaatatcttttaactgagttgttctgaatggccCATTTTCTTCAGAATTGGTAATATTTCTCCGCAGGTCACCGCCTTTCACCGCTACGTGTTCTTGGTGTACAAACAACCCAAAAAACTCAATTTCGGGTCTCCACTTATGTAAGCATCTACACTTCTACAGGGGGTTATCTTGGCAtatactacgcttggtcacCTAGGGGGGAGGGAGGCAAAAAACGGCAGAAATAtggtcacgtagtttgggtatgtTACCGCGCATAACTAcatcacacatagatggcgccacaaaaaatgtattgtagctttcgattatacttgtaaatGTCGTTACCtaaatgtcacttttgacatagatttatggctcgaaagtgaaaCTTAACGCCAatttacaaataatcgatggcaacaaggcattttttgggcgccatctatgtgtgtgtagtgtatgcgcgttcttactgttcttaggcggtcgcattttaatgttcgacgaccggtctggctcagtcggtagtgaccctgcctgcggAGCCGAATtccggttcgaatcccggtaagggcatttgtttgtgtgatgagcacagacatttgttcctgagtcatggatgttttctatgtatataagtatgtatttatctatttaagtatgtatatcgtcgcttagcacccatagtacaagctttgcttagttaggggctaagttgatctgtgtaaggtgtcccaaaaaaaaaagtatgggatagtatgatcttcttgtattttaatctatggtataGATCACCACACTATTACCATACTACCTACCTGATGCATGTACACAGTTCACACTaaaataattattcaattgTTTCAGATTGAGTCTTTCACGACTAAAATTCTCCCTTGAGAAGTTCGTGAAAAAGTTCTGCTTAGGGACTCCAATCGCAGGCAACTTCTTCAGATCCCGTTTGATAGATGCCATTCCTTTGctttaaatatttaatgtaaCCACTATGTAACTAAGGAGCCCGTCACCTTGTTCTTCAAAAAGTatacaaataaatttaattcgTTACTACCAACACACAAATAAGCTGATTATCATTTGATAAAGTAACGCAAAATTTTTATTCCATATTAGGAACCTATGAATAATTGCATTGAAAATGCATATCTAATGTAAAAATGAAATGGACAATTTTGGACtccgaaataataataataataataaagacgtttattcaaaagtttgaacacaggtacattataaaagtacacaggCATGCTTACAAACTAAGTAATTGAAAAGGTAGGTGGCTCAGCTAATGTCTGTGCCAGAGGGCCTCGAGGCGCAGCGGCCACAAGGACTGCCAGCAACGGACGCTGTTATTCTGCCACCACCAGATTTATAGCTAGTTAACTAATAACTAACAGTAAAAACATTAACGCCATTTCGGACAGGATAGCATAATCTGAACAAATGCAAGGTGTGTGGAATTAGgtactatctaaaaatatttttcttaagaTGATAAAAAGAGAGATGATGTCGTAGAGTGATATTTTTAGGAATCAAGTAAAGAGCGCGAAAGAGAAAAGTCTCAACCAAAAGTGTATGTTACTTCCTTCTGGAGGTCCAGTAAATAAGCCTTACAACGTTTTTTGAAAACCGCCAGGGACTTAGGGTAACCTGGGTACGATTGTGCCAGGGTACGGTAGTGACAGTCGCTATAACAGCGAAACTATACGGATCGCGGGGAGGGGTGCAAGGGGAAAGACAAGCGGCATGCAAGTCTAAACGCGTGTGCCAGGTGCCAGTGTTGCGTCAACCGGCGTGCGACGGTAACGTAAGCAGGAGCCCACATTGATTTTCGACAGTCAAaagtaagtttttttgttcGATTTCTTTTTGTAATTACGGTTATTTGTACACAGATAGATtgccttttatttttttttgttataacttGAACATTGGCAGTTACTTACGAGTAATTACTTTTAATGCAGATCTTTTTGCTCAGTcatggtcattttttgttttCAAAAGTATGCGTTGGGTACGGTTGTGACAAATTTTGTGGGTACGGTTGTGACGTAGTAGTGCGCAGGTGATAGTCCCCATCACATTTGTCACATGTTTAATTGgtatatttataaatgtttattttttctttgttgtGTTACAGTTTTGTTAAAATTTTGTAGTAGTTAAGCTAACATTTTGACTGATTATAAAGAAAACTGTTTTATGTTACAGTGCCTTATTAGTTTTAAGAAGAGAAGTGATCACAGATTTTCGCTTTTTTGCCATAAAGTGATTGTTAACTTTGTTTAGAAGAAGATTATGTTGTGTTCAGTTAATTATTTGTAAcaataaaagtcattaaaacTATTTGGATGTATTTTGTATGCCTGTCACTACCGACCCCAACCACTGTCACAACCGCCCTTGGGGTGTGGCCGGTTGTGACACTTTcccttttttttaaaatttgatCGTATGCCTAATACAGCGTAGCTAGGGAcaattttttatcaattttaggtagataaataatcaaattaagTATTAAAGTGATTTTTCTCCCAGATAACTGGTAAATTTACAAAATTGTAGGCGATCAAACCAAAATTGTCACAACCGTACCCAGCTTACCCTACAGTTAACTATGGGTGGCGGCAAATTGTTCCAGCATTTAGATGCAGCATAACGAAAACTGCCTCTAAATGACTGGAGTCGAAACAATGGAAGGAAGGTACGCTCCTGTTTCTCCCGCAGGCCTCTGGCCTTTCGGTTCGGCTTCCATTCAAGTTTACGCACAAGATAAGGTGGGATGCCAGATTGTTTAAGCGTAAATACCAGCGCTGCAAGTTTTAATATTCGTCTGTTAGACATTAGACGTCCTCACTCTTGTACAGCAGGGAAACGTAGTTCTCAAACTGTGCACGTTAGAAATTTTCCACCAGAAGTTATACTTCTTAGCGAACTTATTGGTAAACAAGTTTGATAGAGTAAATATttgcgttaagtgtcacttttttcgagccataaatctatgtcaaaagtgacacttaacgccatctacaagtataaatcgaaagctacaagacatttttttccggcgccatctatgtgtggtgtagtgtatgcgcgttagggggtcgcattttaatgtatgggatggtatgatcttcttatatttaatctatggtaatgGCAATAAAGACAAAATAAGTATTTGGTGGGTTTATTAGCTATAATATAACAAGATAAATAACAGATTAGACACCTAAGCTCTTGTAAAGGAGGGGAACGTAGTTGTCAAACTGTGCGCGGTAGAAATTTCCGGCGACCGGAGCTCCTAGGTTGTACTTCTCAGCGAACATCTTTGTTGAGAACGCAGCGCGGCCGTCGATTGATCTGTGGGGTACAcgattgtatttatttttaatactacaaagattttataaaacaaatgaCAGTCGaaagtacattttttgtttGTCCACCCATTTTGTAACATAGATACAAACATAATTTAAAGAAGTGACGTGGACAACTTTCTTTcacctgcagggttagcacaggattctcgcggcgacatactctcgcggcagtcatgtgctaggcctactgcttAGTTACTAGTTCACGAAATATAACTGCCACTACTATCACTGAAATATAATCATGTCGAGTTGATTTTGTACTTTAAACTGCGAAACACTTAGGCAGATGGAAGGAATTTAGTGCGTGGAGTGATAGATGTCTCTTTGCCATTAATAAACCGTCAGGCGTTCAGCTATTAACACGTACTACGTTCAGTTACATCTACACACAtacaacaaaaacataaatatctgaacacacttttatgttgacgaccggtctggcgcaatcggtagtgactctgcctgctaactaacccgcggttctgggttcgaatcccggtaagggcatttatttgtatgacgagcacagatattttttcctgagtcatggatgttttctatgtatatattaagtatttgtatattatatacatcgttgtctgagttcctgcaacacaagccttcttgagcttaccgtgggagtgggactcagtcaatctgtgtaagaatgtttaCCGTATTACCTACACGTATATCCATGGTCCacttttaattttgtaaaatgcgaGTCAAATTTCTTGCCACAGCTAATATGGAATGAGTTAAAAGATTGGACGTTTTTTTTCCTTTTCCATCTTTTAAACCTTCCTTAGGTGGTTTGTCTGCTCTTTTGCTGTCTATAAGGTGTACATAACTTACTTGTTAGTCAGTCGGGGCTCATCAAAGCTCAGTTTCCCAGGCTGCTTGTACAAGATGTACACGTAGCGATGGATGCCAGTGCCCTCTGGTGGCCCAGAGCCGATGTAGCCAGATAGCACCTCGCCAGCAGCCACGTTGTTGCCAGGGATGTTGCCAACTAGCCAGTGGTGCCATTCGCGGTACACGGGTTCAGGGCCGTCGTAGTTGTCGGGATCTGAAATAGAAACAGACATATTACGAGGGCTGTTTCGAAAGTTTTAATCTGCTCCGGTTGTATTCATGCGAtttgtatttttcttatacTGTTTTGAGGGATTTTTCATTATTGACTAAGGTGATGTAGATTTGGGTTTAGAAAgagattagtttattttttatatttgtttaacTAGAACGCGTGGACACCTAACCAACGCGAACATTCATGATAAATTCTTCAGACTCTTTCGTGCTGtgatttaacattatttttcattgCAAGAGTTATTGTATTTATAGGTGGTACTAATTGAGAATCTTtactgtttatttaaaatataattgcgCTTGATGCCAAAGTTGCATCAGACAATCGTCAAAAATGATAATTTCATCCGTTAATAAACTTCTGACGTTGCGTGCGAGAAAAGTCTCACACGTTTATTGTCACGGTCGATTGCAATTTCGTGCAGAAAATTATCAACTTTAAGGTTACTTTGTTGACCTTTAACTATTGAACTAAAGGTTCCTCTAAAAATTGTCGGCCAGTCTTTAGGTAAAATGGACCAGAATTTTTAGACTTggtgccgtagctgaatggcatttcagcgacgcgaaacgaaaacgaaacgccgcgaaaggtactctgtttcgtttcgtgaacgtttgtgccattcggctacgtacatgCCTTACCAGTGAAGACGAGTGTGTAGAAGGCGTTAGGGTCAGCCTCGTAGGTAACGGTGGGCTGGTCCTTCACCTGATTGGGGGCTATCTCGTTCCCTTGCGCGGCTTCCACGCCACTTATTTCAACTGGAAATAATTCAtacaatacaattaaatttactGTGCTATATATTAGGTAGGTAGTGCCCTTGCGCTTCGCTTGGCTCGTCTTGGCGGAAGCACTACCGTGCTCCCAGATTGAGGTGGAGCTAATCACAAGATTTTACGGTAGACATATAGTCATTCCATATGAATATGTGCCCCTCTATTGGTGGTAGTTTTAAACACTTCTGACATTAGCTTGATTTGTAGGTAGAACACGAAATTAGTAATTTCGGTAGGGCAATACCGAGTATATACCTACTGCAAATTGCAATGCCTCCTGATGATAAGGATATAGCTGGTTACTTCCTAACGAACATGActgctcatcatcatcctccttgcgttatcccggcatttgccacggctcatgggaacctagggtccgctttgacaactaatcccaagatttggcgtaggcactacttttacgaaagcgactgccatctgaccttccaacccgaagggtaaacgaCGAACATGACTGCTGATTTATACAAAatttatacatttattgtaaCAACAGTGAGTAGGTAATTAAGCTCGAAGAAATTGCGGCAAAATTGTTAATGATCGTGTCAAATCAGCGTAGGTGCTTTCTCGAGAAAGGGCCTCACAGTGGTGTTTATTAAGTAGTTTGCACTTATTTAAATTGTAACTGTTAAAAAGTGCTTTCATTGCGTGTAAGTCCAAATAACTGTGCGTAAGGCACCAAAAATGGCGTAATTTAAAAACCCCAATTTGAAACAGTTCGCTCGTTGCAAGCTAAATTTGCACCAATTATTTTCTGCCACAGAAGGCCTGAGAAAGTAATTTACTTGTCAGTGGCATTGTAGGCTATagcctatataatatttatatattttcggGAGTTTCATACTTAAAtcttaagtaggtacagtcaaccaatttgaatcccaggccactgtagaaccatgTCACAGAAGCATCAAAGTGACTTCAATTGCAAAATTTGCACAATCTCGATAAGACGGATTCtaaagtggcctaggattcagaatCTGGCTGACACGcgcgtttatttttaaaatgtccGAATTGAACTAAATTAAATCATTAACTTGTAAATTGGAGTGAGAAGTATAATTTCCGATGTCGACCGAGTTGTGCCGAAGCTGATTTATGCTCGCGGACATTATTATCTTGTCTTATTATTATTGAAGGATTTGAAGGGTACGTAATTAAG
Above is a window of Leguminivora glycinivorella isolate SPB_JAAS2020 chromosome 19, LegGlyc_1.1, whole genome shotgun sequence DNA encoding:
- the LOC125236847 gene encoding protein D2-like is translated as MFRILIYSFICLVAGNGNVSTKECSSVRKVFIKSRIVPDVIPVPPKDLACVKYPNVIVNKGNAINPLEAQVPPNITWKADPHKYYIVFLVDPDAPSPELPIFRLFNHWIVGNIPGNNVAAGEDLTFYVGPTPPPVPVTAFHRYVFLVYKQPKKLNFGSPLILSLSRLKFSLEKFVKKFCLGTPIAGNFFRSRLIDAIPLL
- the LOC125236449 gene encoding protein D2-like, which translates into the protein MPIPHSCDVNVHSLRMCTLSTNATLYQWSVLFKTSYEKQIAMSLVARAFESSKIVPDVIPTAPTATIGVIEISGVEAAQGNEIAPNQVKDQPTVTYEADPNAFYTLVFTDPDNYDGPEPVYREWHHWLVGNIPGNNVAAGEVLSGYIGSGPPEGTGIHRYVYILYKQPGKLSFDEPRLTNKSIDGRAAFSTKMFAEKYNLGAPVAGNFYRAQFDNYVPLLYKSLGV